The Chloroflexota bacterium genome has a segment encoding these proteins:
- a CDS encoding TIGR03619 family F420-dependent LLM class oxidoreductase, which yields MRFGIGLPGVNPNSAGRWDQQQVLQGVIAIAKKADALGFDYVTAQDHPVIPKASSTLIAPRWYDAIATLSFVAAFTKRVRLVTSVLVLPYRNPFTIAKSMATLDVLSRGRAVMGAGVGHMKPEFEALGVSYDERGPITDEYIKIIQGLWREPAFTYQGKYHQSRDMVLSPKPLQRPLPIWAGGNERPAVRRAYSLCQGWAPFLIKPPQMKNLTDYGRGVAKEAGRDPDIAVVAPIGPVLRNEVAAPKRSAEQIEARVKQIAGDSEYYQRLVRRNLETASTLTTPEDIHEQMKTWKAAGATHFNVNFRYRELSHLTEAMDWFAKEVMPKYR from the coding sequence GATCGCCAAGAAGGCGGACGCCCTTGGCTTCGACTACGTCACCGCCCAGGACCATCCAGTTATCCCGAAGGCCAGCAGCACCCTGATCGCGCCACGCTGGTATGACGCGATCGCCACCCTCTCCTTCGTCGCCGCGTTCACCAAGCGGGTGCGGCTCGTCACAAGCGTCCTCGTGCTGCCCTACCGGAACCCCTTCACCATCGCCAAGTCCATGGCAACCCTCGATGTACTTTCGCGGGGCCGCGCCGTGATGGGCGCCGGCGTGGGCCACATGAAGCCCGAGTTCGAGGCCCTGGGCGTCTCCTACGATGAGCGCGGCCCCATCACCGACGAGTACATCAAAATCATTCAGGGGCTCTGGCGCGAGCCGGCCTTCACCTACCAAGGGAAGTACCACCAATCGCGGGATATGGTCCTCTCGCCAAAGCCCCTGCAGCGCCCTCTTCCAATTTGGGCTGGAGGCAACGAACGTCCCGCCGTGCGCCGCGCCTATTCCCTCTGCCAGGGCTGGGCGCCATTCCTGATCAAGCCCCCCCAGATGAAGAATCTGACCGATTACGGGCGCGGCGTGGCGAAGGAGGCAGGCCGCGACCCGGATATCGCGGTCGTCGCGCCCATCGGACCGGTGCTGCGCAACGAAGTGGCCGCGCCGAAGCGCTCGGCGGAGCAGATCGAGGCGCGCGTGAAGCAGATCGCAGGCGACTCCGAGTACTACCAGAGGCTCGTCCGGCGGAACCTGGAGACTGCCTCAACCCTTACCACGCCGGAAGATATCCACGAGCAGATGAAGACCTGGAAGGCGGCCGGGGCCACGCACTTCAATGTGAACTTCCGCTACCGCGAACTCTCCCACCTCACCGAGGCGATGGACTGGTTCGCCAAAGAGGTCATGCCAAAGTACCGGTAA